The nucleotide sequence CAAGAGCAGCCTGTTCAACCTGCTCACCGGCATGCACCAGCACGTGGGCAACTGGCCCGGCAAGACCGTCGAGCGGCGGGACGGGCTCGTCATGGTCGACGGCCGAAGCGCCGTCGTCACCGACCTGCCCGGAGTCTACTCCCTGACGCCCTACACCCTGGAGGAGTCGGTCGCGCGGGCTTTCCTGCTCCGAGAGGTGCCGGATCTGATCATCGATGCCGTCGACAGCACTCACCTCGAGCGCAACCTCTACCTCACCCTCGAGCTCCTGGAGCTGGGTCTGCCCGTGGTGATCGCGCTGACCATGTCCGACGTGGCCCGGCACGCCGGGGTCCGGGTCGATGCCGGGGCCATGGAGCGGTTGCTCGGAGTGCCGGTCGTGCCCATCGCGGTCCCGACCGGGGAAGGCATCGCGACCCTCCTCGACTGGATCGCCCGGGCGGCCCGGGGTGAGGTGGCCGCTCCCCCTCCGGGTAGCGTACGGTACTCGCCCGAGCTGGAAGCGGCGATCGAAGAGGTCGAGGGCCGGATGCCCGCCGGCGAGGGGAGACCCCGGCGATGGCTTGCTCTCAAGGTGCTGGAGGAGGACCCGGAGATCCGCGAGGGGTGGTTGCCGCAACGGTCAGGGCCATGGGACGAGGGGCTCCCGGCGCTACCGGGAGGAGCGCTGGCGGTGGCCGACGCCCGTTATCTCTGGATCCAGCAGCACCTTCCTCGGCTTCTCTCTCGAGGCCGCGCCAGGTCGGCCCCCGATCCGTCGGCGGTGGCAGACCGCATCGATCGGTGGGTAACCCACCGGGTGCTCGGCCTTCCGATCACGCTCGGCCTTCTCGCTCTTTCCATCTGGGGAGCTTTCCGGGTCGCAACCCCGCTCCAGGAGTGGATCGAGGCCGGTTTTGCATGGCTCGGCGCGGAGCTTGCCGGGGCGGCGGGCTTGCTGGGAGCGCCGGCGTGGGTGACCCCTCTCGTCACCAACGGGATCGTGGGCGGGCTCGCCACGGTGGCGGCCTTTGCTCCCCTGGTCGCCGTCTTCTTCCTCTTTTCCGGCCTCCTCGAAGACTCCGGGTATCTGGCCCGGGCGGCCTTCGTCCTCGACCGGCTGCTGGGACGCTTTGGGCTGCAGGGGCGTGCCGGGATCGGGCTCTTGATCGGCTACGGGTGCAACGTGCCATCGGTCATGGCGGCACGCACCGCGTCGTCGCAGCGGGTGCGCCTCTTGAGCATCCTCGTCGCGCCGCTCGTCATCTGCTCGGCGCGCCTGGTCGTCATCAGCTTCATCGCTTCGGCCTTCTTCCCGGGAGGCAGGGCGGCCTGGGTCGTCGTGGGCATCTACGGCCTGGGAGCAGCTCTCGTCGTGCTGGCGGCCCGTATTTTACACGGTAGCGTGCTGCGCGGCGAAGAGGAGCCATTTTTCATCGAGCTTCCTCCCTACCGGCTGCCCCGCGTGCGCAACGTGGCTCTGTACGCGTGGCAACAGAGCGTTCACTTCCTGAGCCGTGCCTTGACCATCATCGCCCCGATGACGCTGGTCGTCTGGGCGCTTTCGTATTTCCCGTCAGGCTCCGTGGAGACCAGCGTCCTGGGACGGCTGGGTCAGTGGCTGGCTCCGGCCGGGCGCCAGCTGGGGCTCGACTGGCAGATGGTGGTGGCTCTCTTCACCGGCTTTCTCGCCAAGGAAGGGACGCTCTCGAGCCTGTCGGTCCTCTACGCCCATGACGGCGCCCCGACGGGCCTGGCGACCGCCTTGCGGGCGGCGATGAGCATCCCGCAGGCGCTTTCGTTCCTGCTCTTCTTCGCCTTCTACACCCCGTGCCTCGCCACCACCACGACCATCTACCAGGAGACTCGCTCGGTGCGCTGGACGGCGGTCGCGATGTTATATCCTCTGGCTCTTGCCGCTCTGCTCGCAGGCGCCGCCTATCGCATCGCGTCGATTCCCGGGGTCCGCGCGCTGCTCGCGGCGAGGGTGGGGTGAGCACCCCGCGATGGGCCCCCTGTTGCATCTCCTCCGGCTGGCTTCACGGGAAGCAAGGCCCCTCACCCTTCGGGAGATGGCCGGGCGGCTCTCCGTGAGCCCCGAAAGTCTCGTGCCCATGCTGCGCCATCTCGAGCGGGCGGGGGCCCTGCAGGCAATCTCATACGGCGGTGGCCGGGATCAGGCTGCCGACCCGTGCCGGGGTTGCCCCCTCTCGAGCCGTGCCCTGTGCCCCGCACGGGAAGTTTGCGCACCGGCTGCGGCGCCGGCCGGCCCCACCCTTACCGCCTGGATCGTCACCGCCCGCGGTCGGGAGCTCGCCCGCCGCCTGGAGCCGGACGCGCCGGGAGGGCCTGCGGCGGCACCGGCACGACCCGCGTCCGCTCGATGAACTCGACGAGAGACTCCTCCCCGGCGGCCAGCTTGCGCACTCTCTCCGCCACCACCTGGAGTTCCTGCATCCGGTCGGTCCACTCCTGAGCCCCCATGCCCGGCGGTTCGACCTGCCCCATCGCTTGCTGGCCCTTGCGTTCCACGGGGGACGGGGTCGTCAGGATGGTGCGAGTGCCGGGCGGGAAGGCCGTTGAGGCCCACCAGGGGGGTGGCGGCGGTTGTTCGTCCCCGCCGGCGCGCTCGGGGGGTGCTTGCCGGGCGACCTGTTCAGGATCCCCACCGGCCCGCCAGACCGGGACGACCCCCTCGTGGCCCGCGATGGCCTGCGAGGTCCACCTCGCCAGGTGCACCGCCAGCTCGAAGGCGAGTTGTACCCGCGGGCTGTCCGACTGCGGGCCGGCCAGGACCGCGTAGCTGCTTGCCGCGAGCAGGGGCCCCGGCAGCCGGATCCGGCCCTCCTTGCCCCCGTCGTCCTCGCCGGGCGCCGGGGTGAAGGTCCCTCCCTGGCCGCTCCCGCCCTGGGGCCACCAGCCGAGGCGATACAGCAGCCGGCCGCTGACCGGGCCGGCCGTCCCGGCCGTGCCGTCGAAGAGCGCTTCCAGCAAGCTCCGGTCGCCGCGCCGCCGGGGAAGCCCGTCCTGCGTCGCGTTCCGCCCTCCTGCCGCCTCCTGCAGCCATCGCGCCGCCGCTTGCAGCCGAGCTTCCTGCCACACCGCGGCAGGCGGCGCCACAGCCTTCTCCCCCGCCCGGGTTGCGAGGGGCGTGCTGCCCGCCTGCCGACCGGGCAGGGTGAGGGCCAGGTAGCGCCATGTCAACGGACTGCCGATATCCGTCGAGATACCCCCTACGTCCCGGTCGGTGCGGCGAATCCACCCCATCCACTCCATCCACCTGGGGATCCCCCACAGGTGGCCTTGCGACGACGCCAGGCGCAGGGCGCCGGGGAGCACGGCCTCCTCAGGGGAGCGTTTGAGCTGGCGGCGCCAGTACTGCTGCCAGTAGAGTTCGAGCGGGACGTGGCGCGCCGGGTCGAAGTGGAAGGTGGCATCGGGAGTGCCCAGGACATCAGGGAGAGGCCCCCCCTGCGCCGCCTTCGTCATTGCCTCGTCCCACTCATTCCAGCCGAGCACCCGGATCTCGACCTCGACGCCAGGATAGCGCCGGCGGAAGGCGGCGACGCCCTGCTCGAGCACCTGCGCCCATCCCCCCGAGCGCTTCAGGGTGGGCTGCTCCACGTCCCACAGCACGAGGCGCACGGGTGTGCCGGGTCTTACCCGTATCCCCGGCCTCAGCTCCTTGTCGCCCACGCGGACCCGGGGGCCCCACCACGGCCACGACGGCAGGGAAAGAGAGAAGCCGAGCACGGGTTGCTCTCCCCGTTCCGCCCGGCGCACTCCCCACGGGCCGGCCACCAACAGGAGGGCGGCGACCAGCACGGCCACACCTGCCGCCCGTGCCCGCCCCGGCATGAACGACCGCATCACAGGCCGCACCGACCGTTACCTCCTCAGCTGTAGCGCTCGGAACAGGTCGACCGTGGCCGCCGGCTCCGGCGGTAGCCCCAGCTGCCTCTGGGCCTCCGCCACGCCCCGCATGGTTTCGGGTCCCATCTTCCCGTCGGCCCGGCCGACCGGGAAACCGTGGTCCCGCAGCGCCCACTGCAGGACCGGGACGTTCCAGCCGTCGCTGCCGGCCTCGATCGGCGTATCCCACGACGCCTCGGGCAAGACGCCTACGATGGTGACGGGCGTTCCCCTGGGCACCATCTCCCACAGTTTCTCCACGTCTTCGTTGAACATCCGGATGCAGCCGCCGCTGGCCCGCGTGCCGATCGACCACGGCTTGTTGGTACCGTGGATCCCGTAGATGCCCCACGGCACGTCGATCCGCATCCACCGGGTGCCGAACCCCCCGCCCCAGTCCCGGTCCTTGTGGGAGATGCGCCACTCCCCTACCGGTGTGAGGGTCGAGGGTTTGCCGACGGCAACGGGCCAGCGCCCGACCACGTCATGCCCCTTGTAGAGGGTGAGCTGGAGGTGGTGGGTGTCGATGATGATCCAGTATCCGTCCGGCTCGAGGTCGGGCCGCCGGGGTACGTGCTCGGGCGGCGGCGCCGACTGGGCCGCCCCCCGCTGGGCCTGCACCACGCTGGCCGCCTCCTCCTGGTACGCCCGGGCCAGCGCATCCCAGGTGGCCGGCCCCGCCACGCCGTCGGCGGGCAGCCCGTGCAGCCGCTGGAACTCGCGCACCGCCTCCCGCGTGCGGAGGTCGTAGACGCCATCCACGGGATAGCGGAACTCCCCCAGGAGGCGCAGGCCGAGCTGGAGCTCTCGCACAGCGTCGGGGTCGCTCGGCTCTCCGGGTTTTCCCACCGTACCGACCTCGCCGCACGCGCCCGGCGGTGGCCCCGCGGCAAGGGCGCCAGCGCTGGCTACCACCGCCGCCCAGCCCGCGAGGGCCGCCGCCACGGCCCCCAGGGTGACGATGCCCCCGAGCCTGCGCGTGGCCCGCCCCCGGCGGCGCGCCGGGCGCCCCACGTCTCGCCACGACCGAGCCATCGGACCCGACCCTCTCTCGTGAGCCCCGCCCGGCCTCCACCCTCCTTGTTGCTATTCCCGGAGGGACAGGCTTATGCAGGGGAACGCTGGCTGGGTCGGCTCGGACGGCCCTGCAGCGAAAGAGCAGGACGGCCCTCCATCTCGGGGACCGCCCTGCCCTCTCGATCGCGTGCGGCGGCGCTTGCCCCTACCGCAGCAAGCGCCGTGGACCTGCCGTGGAGTTCAGCGGAACTCGGCCAGCAGCTGCTCTGCCTCGTGGTCGGGCAGCGGCAAGAGCGGCCTGGTGGCGACCGGCCCATCCTTCAGGGCCGGAACCTGTTCCTCGTAGCTCGGCTGGTCGGTCGTCTCGTAGAGCACGCCCAGCGGGATGCGGTCGTGCCACTCGTGGGCCTTCTCCCACGCCGCCTCGAAGTGGGACGGGTCGTACCCGGGCTCGTCGTCGAGGAGGTAGACCCGCTCCCTGTACCAGTCGTACGTGTTGACCCGGTTGAAGATCACGCAGGGCTGCAGCACGTCGACCAGGGCGTAGCCCTTGTGCCGGATGGCCCGGGCGATGATCTTGGCCAGGTGCTTCGGGTTGCCCGAGAAGCCCCGGGCCACGAAGGTCGCCCCGCCCGCCAGCGCCAGCGCCAGCGGGTTGACGGCCCGTTCGATGGAGCCGTCCGGGGTCGTCGTGCTCACCCAGCCCTTGGGTGACGTCGGCGAGGTCTGGCCCTTGGTCAGGCCGTAGACCATGTTGTCCTCGACGATGTGGGTGATGTCGGGATTGCGCCGCAGCGCGTGCAGGAAGTGGTTGCCGCCGATGCCGTAGCCGTCACCGTCGCCCGTGACCGCGATCACGTGAAGCGACGGGTTGGCCAGCTTGATCCCCTGCGCCACCGGCAGCGCTCGGCCGTGCAGCGTCGTGAACCCGTTGGCGTGGATGTAGTCGGGGAGTTTGCTCCCGCACCCGATGCCGGAGACGAAGACCACTTCGTGGGGCCAGATCTCCAGCTCGGCGAGCGCCTGCTTGACCGCGTTGAGGATCCCGAAGTCGCCGCATCCCGGGCACCATGTCGGCCTTACCGGGCTGTTATACAGCTTCACGTCCAGCATGGACCTTCAGTCCCTCCAGCCGGGTCAGGATGTAGCCGGGCGTAATGGGCCGCCCGTCGTCCCGGGTGATGACCTCGTCGGCCTTGCGCCCGGTCTCCGCCCGGATGAGCCGGGCGAACTGGCCCGTCAGGTTGCCCTCCACGACGACCAGGTAGCGGGCCCGCTGCACCGCTTCGACCGCAGCCGCAGCGAAGGGCCAGACGTCCACGAAGTGCAAGGCGTTGGCCCGCACGCCTTCGGCCGCCAGCACGTCGACGGCCTCCTGGATGGCACCTCGCGACGAGCCCCAGCCCACCAGCGTCAGCTCGGCATCATCGGGGCCGTACCGCTCCGGCGGGCGCATCTCGGCCCGGGCGCTTTCCAGCTTGCGCATGCGCTTGGCTGCCTGCTCCTTGCGGTTGTCGGGATCCTCGTCCTCGAAGTGGCCCAGTTCCGTGTGCTCGTCCGAGGAGGCGAGGTGGACGCTCCAGGGAAGCCCCGGCAGCGCCCTGGGCGAGATGCCTGACGGCGTGACCTTGTAGCGGGCGTAAGGGCCGTCGAGCTTTGCCCCGTCCTCGCTCTGCAGCGTCTCGCCCCGGTCGATGACCACCCGGGTGGGGGCGAAAGCTGCTTCCGGCGACGTCTTGTACGAGTTGGCCAGGAAGCCGTCCGTCAACACGATGACCGGGCATTGGTACTTCTCGGCCAGGTTGAACGCCCGCGCCCCCACCTCGAAGCACTCTTCCTGGGACCCGGGCGCCAGCACGATCCGTGGGAACTCCCCTTGTGAAGCATGGATGGCGAAGAGCAGGTCGCCCTGGCCCGTTCGGGTCGGCATCCCGGTAGAAGGGCCGGGCCGCTGGGCGTCGACGATCACGACCGGCACCTCGGCCATGCCTGCCAGGCCCAGGGCCTCCACCATCAAGGAGAAACCGCCGCCCGAGGTGGAGGTCATGGCCCTGGCCCCCGCGTACGAGGCGCCGATGGCCATCAAGATGGCCGCAATCTCGTCTTCGGCCTGCTTGGAGACCAGCCCGTGGCGATCCGCGTGCGCGGTCAGCCACTCGTACAGCGACGAGGCCGGGGTCATGGGATAGGCGGCGATGAACCGGCAGCCGCCCGCCAGCGCCCCCAGGCCGAGGGCCTGGTTGCCGTTGATGAGGATCGCCTTGCGGCCGTTACGGGCCGCCGGGCCGATCTTCCAGGGAAACTGGCCGCCCCACGTGGCTTGTGCGTACTCGAAGCCGGCCCGGGCGACCTTGACGTTGGCGTCGGCGACGGCGCCGCCTTTCTTGCTGCCGAAGTTCTCCCGGATGACCTCTTCGATGGTCTCGAGTCCGACCCCCATCAAAGCAGCGGCCATGCCGAGCGCCACGGTGTTGGCCATCACCTTGCTGCCGCCCGCCTCTTCGGCCAGGCGGCTGAACGGCGCAAGCCAGACGCGCGCCCCGCTCCCGCTGCGCTCTGCCCGCTCGGCCGCACGGGCCAGAGGCTCGTCCAGCAGAACGGCGCCGCTCGGATCCATCTCCGCCGTGTGCTCGTCGATGCTGGCCTCGTCAAAGGCCAGCAAGAGCTGTACCCGGTCGGACGGCGCCGCCACCGGATGCTCACGGCTCACCCGGATGGCGAACGCATTGTGCCCCCCACGGATCCGGGACATGTAGTCGGACCACGTGAACACGTGCAGGCCGGCCCGATGCAGCGCCCGGGCAAAGCCCGCACCACTCGATTCCACACCCTGACCGGCCTCACCGGCCAGCTTCAGGGTCAGCTCGCTCGTGCCCACCAGGCACTCCCCCCGTGAACGACTGTCGCGCGTTTATACCCCTGTCATCGTTCCGTCGCATTATACCATCGCTTCGCTGCCAGCGAAAGCCGAGAAGCCGGCCCCGGGCGCATGTATACTGCATGGATGACGCTCGCAGCGAAGGAGGACGCGCCCCCGGAGCGGGGAGAAGGAGATCCGGAGCTGCCGTCCCAACCGTAAGATGTGGAAGAGACGATCGTGAAGACCAGGGTTGGGGCCGCGAAGGCGGTACCCCCGCAGGAGGGTCGCGAGGACCGGGCGCTCTCGTCGCCCGACGGTGGACTCCTCCGTCGCATCGCGGCCGGCGACCAGCAGGCGTTTGCGGTCCTCTACGACCGCTACGCCCCGGCGGTGCTCGGAGTGGCGCGACGCCTGCTCCGAGAAAGGGAGCAGCAGGAGGAGGTCCTTCAGGAGACCTTCCTGACGGTGTGGCGCAAGGCAGCCACGTACGACGGCCGGCGCGGGCGCCTCTCGAGCTGGGTGCTGGCCATTACGCACCACAAGGCCATCGACCTGCTGCGGCGCGAGCGACACGGACGGCCTGTCCCCTTGCAGGAGGAGCCCCGGCAGGCCGACGGCCGGGCTACCGGCGACGGCGCGCTCGATCCTGATCGCGCAGGGCCGGGCGACCAGGGATCCGATCCGACCGCGCAGGCCGCTCAAGGCCTCGAGGCCCGGGACCAAATCGAACAGGCCCTGGCGCTATTGACCCTCGAGCAGCGGCAGGTCGTCTGGCTCGCCTACTTCGCGGGGCTGACCCACCGGGAGATTGCCGCGCGCTACGGCATCCCGCTGGGCACCGTCAAGAGCCGTCTGCGAAGCGCGGTCGAACGGCTCCGGGATGTCCTGCAGGCCGAGGGCGCCGGGGGGTGGTGGGATCGGGTGTGACCTGCTCGCAGGTGAGGGAGATGGCAGGGGCCTACGTGCTCAACGCGTTGACCCGACATGACCGCCAGCGCGTCGACCATCACCTGGACCGGTGCGCGCGCTGCCGCAAGGAGGTGGGCGAGTTGGCCGACGCTGCTGCGCTCCTTTCGTTCTCGTTGTCACCGGCCGAACCGCCTGAGGCGGTACGGGCACGGCTTTTCGGCTGCCTGGCCGCGCCGGCTCCGGCCGCGCCGAGCGCGCACCCGCAGGCGGCTCGCCCCGGCCGGATATCCCGGCGCGAGCTATTCCGTCCGGGCGTCCTGCGGGTCGCCGTGGTTGCGGCGGCGTTGTTCGCGCTCGGCCTTGCGGGCGGTGCGTGGCTGCACGGCCGGTCGTTCGAGGCAGGCACCCGCGCGCAGCTGGCCCTGGCACGGGCGGAAAGCGAACTCTGGAGAGGCCTCGCCCGCCGTCCTTCGGCCATGGTCCAGCTGGAGCCCGCTCCGTCGCTGCGCCACGCGGTGGCCCTGGCCGCCGTCGAGGGTCTCGGCAACGCGTGCTCCATCCGCCTCGTGGGAGCGGGTCTACCCGCGCCCCATGCCGGCGCGCGCTACCGCGTGCAACTCGAGCTCACCGACGACTCGTCATGGGAGGTGGGCGAGCTCACGCCGACACAGACCGGGTTGTGGACGCTCACCGCAAGGGTGCCGGTGCCGCCCCACCGGATTCGCGTGGTGAGAGTCGACCTCGAGGAGCGGGCACCCTCCGCCCGGGGCGAGCCGTCCATCCTGCTGCGGGGCAGCTTGCAGCGCGCCGGCCCTCAGGCCTCCGGGGAGCCAGGCCGCCCGTAGCGCCGGAGCAGCTCCGACGAGGACA is from Limnochorda sp. L945t and encodes:
- the feoB gene encoding ferrous iron transport protein B, which produces MKSCCTQAGPGIVDTPARPFRIALVGNPNVGKSSLFNLLTGMHQHVGNWPGKTVERRDGLVMVDGRSAVVTDLPGVYSLTPYTLEESVARAFLLREVPDLIIDAVDSTHLERNLYLTLELLELGLPVVIALTMSDVARHAGVRVDAGAMERLLGVPVVPIAVPTGEGIATLLDWIARAARGEVAAPPPGSVRYSPELEAAIEEVEGRMPAGEGRPRRWLALKVLEEDPEIREGWLPQRSGPWDEGLPALPGGALAVADARYLWIQQHLPRLLSRGRARSAPDPSAVADRIDRWVTHRVLGLPITLGLLALSIWGAFRVATPLQEWIEAGFAWLGAELAGAAGLLGAPAWVTPLVTNGIVGGLATVAAFAPLVAVFFLFSGLLEDSGYLARAAFVLDRLLGRFGLQGRAGIGLLIGYGCNVPSVMAARTASSQRVRLLSILVAPLVICSARLVVISFIASAFFPGGRAAWVVVGIYGLGAALVVLAARILHGSVLRGEEEPFFIELPPYRLPRVRNVALYAWQQSVHFLSRALTIIAPMTLVVWALSYFPSGSVETSVLGRLGQWLAPAGRQLGLDWQMVVALFTGFLAKEGTLSSLSVLYAHDGAPTGLATALRAAMSIPQALSFLLFFAFYTPCLATTTTIYQETRSVRWTAVAMLYPLALAALLAGAAYRIASIPGVRALLAARVG
- a CDS encoding L,D-transpeptidase family protein, whose translation is MARSWRDVGRPARRRGRATRRLGGIVTLGAVAAALAGWAAVVASAGALAAGPPPGACGEVGTVGKPGEPSDPDAVRELQLGLRLLGEFRYPVDGVYDLRTREAVREFQRLHGLPADGVAGPATWDALARAYQEEAASVVQAQRGAAQSAPPPEHVPRRPDLEPDGYWIIIDTHHLQLTLYKGHDVVGRWPVAVGKPSTLTPVGEWRISHKDRDWGGGFGTRWMRIDVPWGIYGIHGTNKPWSIGTRASGGCIRMFNEDVEKLWEMVPRGTPVTIVGVLPEASWDTPIEAGSDGWNVPVLQWALRDHGFPVGRADGKMGPETMRGVAEAQRQLGLPPEPAATVDLFRALQLRR
- a CDS encoding 2-oxoacid:ferredoxin oxidoreductase subunit beta — translated: MLDVKLYNSPVRPTWCPGCGDFGILNAVKQALAELEIWPHEVVFVSGIGCGSKLPDYIHANGFTTLHGRALPVAQGIKLANPSLHVIAVTGDGDGYGIGGNHFLHALRRNPDITHIVEDNMVYGLTKGQTSPTSPKGWVSTTTPDGSIERAVNPLALALAGGATFVARGFSGNPKHLAKIIARAIRHKGYALVDVLQPCVIFNRVNTYDWYRERVYLLDDEPGYDPSHFEAAWEKAHEWHDRIPLGVLYETTDQPSYEEQVPALKDGPVATRPLLPLPDHEAEQLLAEFR
- a CDS encoding 2-oxoacid:acceptor oxidoreductase subunit alpha gives rise to the protein MGTSELTLKLAGEAGQGVESSGAGFARALHRAGLHVFTWSDYMSRIRGGHNAFAIRVSREHPVAAPSDRVQLLLAFDEASIDEHTAEMDPSGAVLLDEPLARAAERAERSGSGARVWLAPFSRLAEEAGGSKVMANTVALGMAAALMGVGLETIEEVIRENFGSKKGGAVADANVKVARAGFEYAQATWGGQFPWKIGPAARNGRKAILINGNQALGLGALAGGCRFIAAYPMTPASSLYEWLTAHADRHGLVSKQAEDEIAAILMAIGASYAGARAMTSTSGGGFSLMVEALGLAGMAEVPVVIVDAQRPGPSTGMPTRTGQGDLLFAIHASQGEFPRIVLAPGSQEECFEVGARAFNLAEKYQCPVIVLTDGFLANSYKTSPEAAFAPTRVVIDRGETLQSEDGAKLDGPYARYKVTPSGISPRALPGLPWSVHLASSDEHTELGHFEDEDPDNRKEQAAKRMRKLESARAEMRPPERYGPDDAELTLVGWGSSRGAIQEAVDVLAAEGVRANALHFVDVWPFAAAAVEAVQRARYLVVVEGNLTGQFARLIRAETGRKADEVITRDDGRPITPGYILTRLEGLKVHAGREAV
- a CDS encoding RNA polymerase sigma factor, producing MKTRVGAAKAVPPQEGREDRALSSPDGGLLRRIAAGDQQAFAVLYDRYAPAVLGVARRLLREREQQEEVLQETFLTVWRKAATYDGRRGRLSSWVLAITHHKAIDLLRRERHGRPVPLQEEPRQADGRATGDGALDPDRAGPGDQGSDPTAQAAQGLEARDQIEQALALLTLEQRQVVWLAYFAGLTHREIAARYGIPLGTVKSRLRSAVERLRDVLQAEGAGGWWDRV
- a CDS encoding zf-HC2 domain-containing protein, whose amino-acid sequence is MVGSGVTCSQVREMAGAYVLNALTRHDRQRVDHHLDRCARCRKEVGELADAAALLSFSLSPAEPPEAVRARLFGCLAAPAPAAPSAHPQAARPGRISRRELFRPGVLRVAVVAAALFALGLAGGAWLHGRSFEAGTRAQLALARAESELWRGLARRPSAMVQLEPAPSLRHAVALAAVEGLGNACSIRLVGAGLPAPHAGARYRVQLELTDDSSWEVGELTPTQTGLWTLTARVPVPPHRIRVVRVDLEERAPSARGEPSILLRGSLQRAGPQASGEPGRP